The proteins below are encoded in one region of Campylobacter rectus:
- the rpsG gene encoding 30S ribosomal protein S7 encodes MRRRKAPVREVMPDPIYGNKVITKFINSLMYDGKKSVATEIMYGAIKAIEKKSGDVKGIDVFNDAIENIKPLMEVKSRRVGGATYQVPVEVRPARQQALAIRWIIGFARKRSERTMIDKLANELLDAANSKGASFKKKEDTYKMAEANKAFAHYRW; translated from the coding sequence ATGAGAAGAAGAAAAGCTCCCGTCAGGGAAGTAATGCCGGATCCAATTTACGGCAATAAGGTAATCACTAAATTTATTAACTCTCTTATGTACGACGGCAAAAAAAGCGTCGCTACCGAGATCATGTACGGCGCCATCAAGGCTATCGAGAAAAAAAGCGGCGACGTAAAAGGTATAGACGTATTTAACGACGCTATCGAAAACATTAAGCCTCTTATGGAGGTTAAGTCTCGTCGCGTCGGTGGCGCTACCTACCAAGTACCGGTAGAGGTTCGCCCGGCTCGCCAGCAAGCTCTTGCTATCCGCTGGATCATCGGTTTTGCCAGAAAAAGAAGCGAAAGAACGATGATAGACAAGCTCGCTAACGAGCTACTAGATGCGGCAAATTCAAAAGGTGCATCTTTTAAAAAGAAAGAAGATACCTACAAAATGGCAGAGGCTAACAAAGCGTTTGCTCACTACCGCTGGTAA
- the rpsL gene encoding 30S ribosomal protein S12, which produces MPTINQLVRKERKKVTFKSKSPALKECPQRRGVCTRVYTTTPKKPNSALRKVAKVRLTSGFEVISYIGGEGHNLQEHSIVLVRGGRVKDLPGVKYHIVRGALDTAGVAKRTVSRSKYGAKRPKPGQAAAAAGKKK; this is translated from the coding sequence GTGCCAACCATTAATCAATTGGTCAGAAAAGAGCGCAAGAAAGTGACTTTTAAGTCAAAATCTCCGGCGCTAAAAGAGTGTCCTCAAAGAAGAGGAGTTTGCACTAGGGTCTATACCACGACTCCTAAAAAACCAAACTCGGCTTTGAGAAAAGTTGCCAAAGTTAGGCTTACAAGCGGATTTGAAGTGATCAGCTATATCGGCGGTGAAGGCCACAACCTACAAGAACACAGCATCGTGCTAGTGCGCGGCGGTCGTGTTAAGGACTTGCCGGGCGTTAAATACCACATCGTGCGCGGCGCTCTTGATACAGCTGGCGTTGCGAAAAGAACGGTTTCTCGCTCAAAATACGGCGCTAAACGTCCAAAACCCGGTCAAGCGGCAGCCGCAGCGGGAAAAAAGAAATAA
- the fusA gene encoding elongation factor G, which translates to MAERKTPLHMVRNIGIAAHIDAGKTTTSERILFFTGMSHKIGEVHDGAATMDWMEQEKERGITITSAATTCFWKDHQINLIDTPGHVDFTIEVERSMRVLDGAVSVFCSVGGVQPQSETVWRQANKYAVPRIVFVNKMDRIGANFFNVESQIRNRLKANPVPIQIPIGAEDNFRGVVDLVKMKAYVWEDDKKPTDYTVVEIPADLKEKAEEYRAKLIEAVSETDDSLMEKFFSGEELSEEEIKKGIKAGCLRMTITPMLCGTAFKNKGIQPLLDAVVAYLPAPDEIEAIKGLYEDGTEVAVESTDEGEFAALAFKIMTDPFVGQLTFIRVYRGSLESGSYAYNTVQDNKERIGRLLKMHSNKREEVSVIHAGEIGAVVGLKNTLTGDTLASEKDKVILEKMDFPDPVISVAVEPKTKADQEKMAIALQKLAQEDPSFRVGTDEESGQTIISGMGELHLEIIVDRMLREFKVDAEVGQPQVAYRETIRKTVEQEYKYAKQSGGRGQYGHVFLRLEPLPAASGFEFVNDIKGGVVPKEYIPAVEKGCKEALQSGVLAGYPVEDVKVTLFDGSYHEVDSSEMAFKLAASMGFKEGARKAGAVILEPMMKVEVETPEDYMGDVIGDLNKRRGQVNSMDERNGSKIITAFCPLAQMFGYSTDLRSMTQGRATYSMEFDHYEEVPKNVSEEIIKKRNG; encoded by the coding sequence ATGGCAGAGAGAAAAACCCCTTTACATATGGTTAGAAACATCGGTATCGCCGCTCATATCGATGCCGGTAAGACTACGACAAGCGAAAGAATTTTATTCTTTACGGGTATGAGTCACAAGATCGGCGAGGTTCACGACGGCGCTGCTACGATGGACTGGATGGAGCAAGAAAAAGAGCGCGGTATCACAATTACGTCTGCGGCGACCACTTGTTTTTGGAAAGATCACCAGATAAATTTGATCGACACTCCGGGCCACGTTGATTTTACTATCGAAGTTGAGCGTTCTATGCGCGTTCTTGACGGCGCTGTTTCGGTATTTTGCTCGGTCGGCGGCGTTCAGCCTCAGTCGGAGACCGTTTGGAGACAAGCAAACAAATACGCCGTTCCAAGAATCGTTTTCGTAAATAAAATGGACAGAATCGGCGCAAATTTCTTTAACGTCGAGTCTCAAATCAGAAACCGCCTAAAGGCAAATCCGGTGCCTATTCAAATTCCTATCGGCGCGGAGGATAACTTTAGAGGCGTAGTCGATCTTGTTAAGATGAAAGCTTACGTTTGGGAAGACGACAAAAAGCCGACCGATTACACCGTAGTCGAGATCCCCGCCGATCTAAAAGAAAAAGCCGAAGAATACCGTGCCAAACTAATCGAAGCGGTTTCTGAAACAGACGATAGCTTGATGGAGAAATTTTTCTCAGGCGAGGAGCTAAGCGAAGAGGAGATCAAAAAAGGCATTAAAGCAGGTTGCTTAAGGATGACCATAACTCCGATGCTTTGCGGAACGGCGTTTAAAAACAAAGGCATTCAGCCGTTGCTTGACGCGGTCGTAGCGTATTTGCCTGCTCCGGACGAGATCGAGGCGATCAAAGGCCTTTACGAGGATGGCACCGAGGTAGCGGTAGAGAGTACCGATGAGGGCGAATTTGCCGCTCTTGCGTTTAAGATTATGACCGACCCGTTTGTCGGACAGCTTACTTTCATCCGCGTTTATCGCGGCAGTCTTGAGAGCGGTAGCTACGCTTACAACACCGTTCAAGACAATAAAGAAAGAATCGGTCGTTTGCTAAAAATGCATTCGAATAAACGCGAGGAAGTTTCGGTTATTCACGCAGGCGAGATCGGCGCGGTCGTAGGTCTAAAAAACACTCTAACCGGCGATACGCTGGCTAGCGAAAAAGATAAAGTTATCCTTGAAAAGATGGATTTCCCTGATCCGGTTATCAGCGTCGCGGTCGAGCCGAAAACTAAAGCCGATCAGGAAAAAATGGCTATCGCGCTTCAAAAACTAGCTCAAGAGGATCCAAGCTTTAGAGTAGGCACGGACGAAGAAAGCGGCCAAACTATCATCAGCGGTATGGGCGAGCTCCATCTTGAGATTATCGTAGACAGAATGCTTCGCGAATTTAAAGTCGATGCCGAGGTCGGCCAACCGCAGGTCGCTTACCGCGAGACTATTCGCAAAACCGTTGAGCAAGAGTATAAATACGCTAAACAATCAGGCGGTCGCGGTCAATACGGACACGTATTCTTGCGCCTAGAGCCGCTACCTGCAGCTAGCGGATTTGAGTTTGTTAATGACATCAAAGGCGGCGTCGTTCCTAAGGAGTACATCCCTGCGGTAGAAAAAGGCTGCAAAGAGGCGCTTCAAAGCGGCGTGCTTGCCGGTTATCCGGTCGAGGACGTTAAGGTTACGCTATTTGACGGTAGCTATCACGAGGTCGATTCGTCTGAAATGGCGTTTAAACTCGCCGCTTCTATGGGCTTTAAAGAAGGCGCTAGAAAAGCGGGCGCGGTTATCCTTGAGCCTATGATGAAGGTCGAGGTCGAGACGCCCGAGGATTATATGGGCGACGTTATCGGCGACCTAAACAAACGCCGCGGACAGGTAAATTCTATGGACGAGCGCAACGGAAGCAAGATCATCACGGCTTTTTGCCCGCTAGCCCAAATGTTTGGCTACTCTACCGACCTTCGCTCTATGACGCAAGGTCGCGCGACCTATTCTATGGAATTTGACCACTACGAAGAAGTTCCAAAGAACGTCAGCGAAGAGATCATCAAGAAAAGAAACGGCTAA
- a CDS encoding DoxX family protein, translating to MKKFDLGILFARLGLGICLFMHGFAKILHGLGGVKGILVKAGLPEFMAYFAYVGEVVAPLMIILGVFSRIGALLIVATSFTILYAYNGLGNLFELTNVGGFKAEILYLYIALSLCIIFNGSGKYAVKKD from the coding sequence ATGAAAAAATTCGATTTGGGAATTTTGTTTGCGAGGCTAGGGCTTGGTATCTGCCTTTTTATGCACGGTTTTGCTAAAATTTTACATGGGTTAGGCGGCGTGAAAGGCATTTTGGTAAAGGCCGGCTTGCCTGAATTTATGGCATATTTTGCATATGTCGGCGAGGTTGTTGCGCCGCTAATGATAATCTTGGGCGTATTTTCTAGGATCGGCGCGCTGCTTATTGTCGCTACGAGCTTTACTATACTATACGCTTACAACGGACTTGGAAATTTATTCGAGCTTACAAACGTCGGCGGATTTAAGGCTGAAATTTTATATCTTTACATCGCTTTATCGCTTTGCATTATCTTTAACGGAAGCGGAAAATACGCTGTTAAAAAAGATTAG